TGCTGAAGTCAAAACTATGAATAATAACAGCGACACAAACCCATCAATAACCAATTTTAGGTCAAGCCACCTctgataataattaaaaaaaaaaataaaaaaagccacaATATCATTGTTCTCTCGGAGTTGACGGAGAATTCACTATGTAAGACTTTACTCGGTCCTCATTGGCCAAATGAAAGAAGTGAAATGACTCAGCAATTAAGTCGACACTATGTAGCTCTACCAACCCACCAATTGACATGGCATGAAACTCATAAGAAGGATCCTAATCACTTTAATCAGTCAGAATTGTCGAAAACGCGCatgaaaaaaagtaataatctTTGTCTAGAAAATTGATCTTTGCAATTGACGAGAATTTAAGTTGTAAAAGTCAAAAAGTGGATGATATTACCGCACATTTTTTATGTGATGGTtactctataagtataagtgcttgtggagtgtgggaGGGTAAAAGTCAGGGTTTAAGTCTCCagaagggagcttcacacatatatacatttagattaggttagaataaaattctattttgtagaaccaaaaaaaaaagtggatgatataaattttatgttttaaaagtttaagttgAGTGACTGATTTAAAAGTGAGCTCAAGAggaaataaaatgtattttaaacgataaaaaattttatgggaaGTGTGTGATTCTTTGTGGTCTTAAACTGTGGATTAACATAGTCAACTTTATAGTTTTGAAGATAACTAAAATCACATTGTTTTGTACCAAACACTACATTGATTCTCTAGCAGGTAGAGGTTTTCCTTCCTAAATTACAAGTAGGCCGTCAAAAAGTTACCATACCTCTATGATCATCTCTAGAGAGATGGGTCGTTTCAATGTAATCAAAATCTTTTAgagttttctttttcgtttttgctttttttgtttttgtttttgtatggctgtgaaaaagctaaaaaagacgtatattaaattattaatgagaGGCAAAATGAGTGGGGAACCGTTTCAATTTACTTCACACGAACTCACACATAGAAGGGAGAATTGAAGAAATAAAGTGGTTCCTAAACGTTTATAAGAGGAGACCCAACTGAACTGACAAGCGAGTGTGCTGGAACATTGGCCTCACAAAGTACAagataaaatgaccaaaaaggaaattgaaattttagagCTACAACATGTTCAGTCCATGCAATATATACAAACATTTGTTATTTAGTTGAGCAAGTGCATTAACACATATGAGAAGAGACTTGTTTTAGCTTGATAAAAGAGTTGTGTTTATAGATTAACTTATGAAACAAAGCAGCATTGCCATatgtagtgggcctttttggtTAAAGTGGGCTGAGCTGCCTCTTGCGGTATTGGGCCTAAGTATTCTGAGTATgggagttgagaccggtccaactgcaactcaacTTAGTCCGGTTTGTGCGCAAGCTATGCCTCATCTGTCAAGAGTACACTTACGGCGGGCAGAACTGTTTTAGATGAGTTGCGGCAGGCAAAtatgataataacaataaaataaaatgctttaAGATCTTTATTAAGGTAAACAGATAATCCctacttaagaaaaatataatcacagtttaacaacaattattttataggaaaagtAAGGGGAACAAGTAGGTAGTATATAAGTTGATTGAGAGAGGAAATAAATTAGATCAAGTCTGATCCGCAGGACCAAAACCAGAAAGGGaagaacgcctcttctcaaagtgaataatctctCAGGGAGATCCTACcgtggaaattaatcactttgagggaagcggacctgaatggttggtACACAAGAACACCATTTGTTTCCGGCAGAGAGCAAGAGTTTAAGAGGGAGAAAGGGAATTAACCTATTAGAACATGCCTGTCGTtctaactctctatcttttttctttccttcttttctaatattctccttttttttttttaaatctttttttgtttcttaaccattgttttctatttcctgGTTTTCAAGTTTCCAATACTATGGTGCTTGTTGTCCCCCTTTCCTGTACACAGCAATGGCCTCTTTATAGTGCCTGCCATAAccggattttactattttaacccttAACCACCTTTTCTGGTATGGGTGTACCTGCCGATCACCACTGGTCCGTCTGTGTGTCATTCCCTATCGCcagacaaaagaaaactattttgtttgtttgtttgccatgacaccctttcctgctacggTGTGGGTGTCTTCTCCCTCCCTATctctcatggcatgcacctagtggtttcagcacagttttacccctttgggtggtatgtcatcccagtaggacacttcccccaaaagagccctAACAGGAACCTTAAaataggttttcccctctcctcaccgccaaaccatgccctcttacctctgacccatgacctcactGTGTCCTGTATtagctgggtacaggctggtgaggTTTGGGCCTTATGCGTGCCTCTCTtccatgtatgtccaaaatTTGTCTGCTGCTCATATGGTTGGTCTGCATAGTCTGCCGTCCATTTTTGACCATTTTCTAgtttccctttcctttatggCTTGCCCTATTCGGGGTTAGGCCTTGCTTGATGGTGGGCTTTGCTTTTTCTTTAGCTCACCCTTTTTCCCGCTACCATCTCCTGCCATACCACTCTATCATTCCTGCTGTGAAGTTGTTTTGCCTCAATCTGACTAGGCCTCTTTGGGCCTGCAGTTTATTCTTCTCCTAATGGCCCAGCAAGGCCATTGGTTCTTTTGCTACATCCCTGGCGGGCTCAtgtgtcccatttgttttttCCTTGGGCGTCTCGGGCCCGTTTGCTtcctttgggcttcctcggcttttttcttaactttgcatTATCATGGGCTTTTACTGAATTCTTTGGGCTTCCCCGGTCCAATTACAATATTCCTCatctttaggattcatgggcttgccatcaatctcttactttctttactttcattACTTTGGGTCTACCGTGGTCCATTCTCACTTTTTgacatcatatactgcccatggttagtttcttctctctttccgggctcCTTTAAGCCCATGTACCTCCTCAAAGCCCGTTTGTTTATCTCATgagcctgtgatccattattcctgccacttAGGCTTAATGAGTTTTCTATCCGTTTGCCAACTCCTTTTTGTCCATGTTGTTGGGATTCTCCCTTCCACTTGGGCTTCCGAAATGGCCATCAACACCATCATATGAGAATAGATTAGAATAGGGAGCAATCACTTTGCCCCTTCAATTGAATCCACAAATGGTTAAAAGATTGTAacttacaattttatatatcctaattaaaaaacaaccaatttataccaaaaaaaaaatttattgatgttTTAACTAAATGGTAAGGAGTAATTATAATGATCAATTGGATACTATAAATTCAAAtctcatcattttttattttttattttaaataacacTAAAAATCATAGTCCTGTTATATGATAGGGAATATTTTACCAATACTCTTGACTCTTCAACCTAATATCATTCTTCGGTCTCTAAAGTACCGTTGGTCACTCTAGCCTCTTCTACTACTCAAGGGATAGCACCACGTTGGCATAGTTAGGTTCCACATGAGTCGTCAAGGTTGACGAATATGTGAATAAATGGTCGTTCATTAACATGGATGACTGTAGACACATTATGATCGTCATTATGGAAGACGATGACAAACGCATTGAAGGCAGAAATAACTCCATTAAACCAGTTAATAATGGGCATCGACAGAAGGACTATTACAACAGCCTTAATGAGCCGCTGGATGTTACAGACTCCCATTATTAGAGGGAATTCATTACCATCAATGCCATAATCCACTCAGATGCAACGGATAAGCACATTAATCCAAAGCTAGGTTATATAAAGCTAACTAGCTCAAGTAAGAAATCTCACGAACACCTGATATCACTACACATTATCTAGATTCTTTAGTTGAGACAAAAAGGATTTTCTAACTTAAGTATCAGAGGGCCTTTGGCTGGCACCATCCTGGTGTTTTCCACTCTTACTCCTTTTGTTCTTAGCAGGTAACCAAGTTCGTCCATTGGCATCGACGAGGAACATATTGACGAGGCAATTCTGTGCTCCATAAAAGGTCATTAGCATCATCGGTCTCTCAAGGGATTTTCATGTCTCCTATGCCACAAGCCCCATGTTGACAAGGACTCATCAAACCACCTCGTGTCATGACAATCATCTCCATGCCGACGATCATTGTACTTAGTTCCATGCCATTTACTTGTTCTCCACTGCTGCATCCCCACATGGAAAGAACTTGCGCACCATGCTCAAAGATCCTTCTATATAATCGTATCCTCTAAATATGGGAAATTAAGCCTAAAGATCTCAGAACATTAACTCCATATCTTCCCTACAAGGGAAGATCCTACATTCATGGGATCTTAGTCAGTCCTACACCACTATATAAGTGTCAAGCCTATTCTTCTCCAAGGTATGTGAAATTTCCTAGCTCTCATACTTTTAGAGTTATTGGAGATTCCTCTGTTACTGACTTAACATTCAAAGAGTCTTTGGCCGACATTTAACCGATGCTCTTTGTAGGTTCTTCACCTTTTGTTCTTTAGGTATCTTCAGTCATTATACGTGTGGACAAGAGACTCATTGAcgattttgtgcatcatcatctatatatatatatatatattaatagccaaaactcagagaaaatccaattagattttaattaaattctcaattttgcgccacatgtcctatttagtttttaattttgtgccaagtgaattattgagtgtaaaaatcgaaaAGTCTGAATCcaattatattctaaattggattttaattggagtccaattttccACCACGtgtctatttatttatttaatttttgtagcaaatgaattattaggtgaaaaaactaaagaatctaaatccaattaaattttaaattatatatatatatatatatatatataaaatgagaaaccattacatattttaaaaatgtatggtttaaaaaaaatgtaagctaatactatgtataatttaaatttcttttaacaaaaataaaaaaataattgtgattatttttaattgtatttgtgTATATGCATAGGACTATACATTAGTTATATATAATAGatgacaagttgtgattggtggagTATAAAGTGAAAACATACAAAATGAGACATAGTTAACGTCATGATAGTTTCATAGCAAAGTagataaataataaatctctattttttaaaGCAAGGACATGTAAACAAAACTATAATGCCATTAATCTATGAAGTCAACTTTACTAATCATTAAACTAAACTTTATAATAAGACAAGGAACTAGTGCAACACAACATTGACGTAAGGAATGAAGTTAActcatcaaacaaaaaaaaagaaaaggaatgaaGTTAAAACACAACTCAGAATGCCCTGCCAATATCAACTAGAGGGCCCAGTtcctctttatttctttatctcATCATACTttcaaccaaaattttttaaaaacatatatcGTATTTTAGTTGGCATTAAAATAATATCGAGGTCttgaaaacaacaaaaccatccttttcattttccaaaaaacacaaaaagtatattatatatgtactttcttttcattaaatgttttggtttaaaataattttaatggagaatgtgaaaatatataatttttgaaaaaaatatcttctattttatactaggaattataaaaaagaaagacataattttttacttttttaaattaaaaaggtaaaaatcttgaaaaaaatatcttttattttatacaaggTGTAGGGGTCAAAAACACCAGCTATGAAGAACAGTTTGATCAATACAAGTAATTTCTAGgtaaaaattggtaaaattcCACAATGGGAAGATTGGACAAATGATTGAAggcaaagataataaaaaataaacacttTGATTGAGAAAAACTGTTTCCCTAAGGTACAATGaatgaatcaaaagaaaatacaagttCTTGCTATccgtttttctctctcttgtttttcttttctgatttttctctagaTCCTATTTCTTGTTGGCTATCTCCTCCATTTATCCTTCTCCCTTCTTCCTTTCCAGCTGTATATCTTTTAACTAGATTTGTGGAGATACCTGTTCCATCAAACACTTTTTCTACCATTTCTTGATCATTAAGGCAGACTTTTGAGATATCTCTACTGTTCAAGCTAGTTATTCAGCATTTAATGAGGTTGACATTAGGTAGGAACACACAATTAATGCAGAGATGACTGTTACATTGGGTTCTGCGTCGTCTTCTTTGCGTTCCTCAAGGATGGGAACTGAAGTTGCGTCCTCGGTGAATTCGTTGATTATTTCTCGGTTAGGCTATCATATCTCGGGATAAACTTGTTCCTTAGATTACCTCAGTAGTTGGTCCAGATGGTTTATCTTTTTTTGGACTTGGGCTTTTCTGTGTTTGGATTTGGGCCGAATCCTTATTTCGAGAGTGTCTCTTCGGTCTTTCTTCTTCAGCCCAAAGTCTACGGGACAATTGTGTTCCAACCTCCCACACTaggaattataaaaaagaaagacataattttttacttttttaaattaaaaaggtaaaaataatataagaaactaaataatatgaactttcactttaaaaaaaaaaaaaaaccaaaaaatagagagcattccacaacaaaaaaggaaacaaatgggtaaatttcaatttttgtcctCAAATATagggtttatttgattttgatcctttaaattgcaaaaataaattaatcactttttttattctttaaaaaaatcacttttctaaatttataaaggatggttaaaacttataaaaaaaaaaaaataaaaataaatgattgtTAGAACTCTTTAAATTTGAGTGACCAAAATCAAATATAACCCATATTTGAAGGgctaaaatacattttatttgtTCTAAATGTAGTGTAGTTACCATTTTGATCCCTTAAATTACAAAACTTGTTATTAAACCCATCATTATCAAATTAATGTCAATTTGGACTCCCTAAATGATGTTAAGATGTTGTTTgcttttaaataaaacaaactcaAGTAGGCCAAAAttatagtaaattttttaaaaatcagggagttaattgtaaattttgggaaaaaatttaTACAGAAAATGTAGGAATTAAagtaataatttaatatcaattTAAAAGGTTCAAGAGATTAattataaacattaaaaatttgaggacaaaaatgataattaatttatataaaaaaaactagcGGGTCCAAGCTCCAAACCCGAATTAAGCCTTGTGCAAGTCAGAGGCGATATAGTTGGACTCGGTTCTGTtgcctaaaaccctaaaccctaaaccctgcCGCCGTGAAACCCAAACTTCCTTCTCCTTCGAATCATTTTTCACATCATCATTTCCGTTCTgttcaataattcaataatgGCTTCAGCTTGCAACAGATTCGTGAGTAGAACATCCCTATCGTCCATCAAATCCGCCATCAGATCCAACGTCCGTACGTCTCCAAGCTTCACCAAATCCGCCACTTCCACCTCCACTTCCATTCCTCTTCGCCGATTCTCACTCTCCCGGTAAAtacagactctctctctctcttcaaatctaTGTTATTGTTTTTCAACATTACTAATAAATATGATGATATTGGCAGAATTCCAGTGGAATTAGGAGGCGTACAGTCACTGTTGCCACTTCACAGTACGGTGGCGACGGCGAGAATGACGTCGTGCCTGAGCACAACATCGAGGAGTTGCCGAGCGCTTTCACAGGGTACACTCTGCTGCACCTCTCCAGGCCtctaatataacaaattttttccctttctttttaaCTGTGAGTAGATTTTGCTTGCTTTCCCCTACTAATTTTCTTGCTCTCTCGCTTTAAATTGCTCGCCTACTTTTCGGTTGTTGATTTCCCATTGTTTGCTTCGAGTTATAAAACAATATAATGGAAATGGAAAGACCAAcatgtttaaaattaaaatctaatgtGCTTGCGGGTTAAAGTGACGGGTAATTTAGTACATTGTAAGTTTTTGTGTCATTGTTGTGTTAGGATAACAAACTTTTCGGATTAATTTAGGAGTAGGGTGGGAGAGATATCGAGGCAGCATAGTTattagatttttgttgttgttggtttcgTGATCTTGATTTGAGTGAGTCTATTTCGTGAGTGGAATTAATTGGGGCAATGGTTTGGGAGTGGAAGTGATTTGGTGGAGGATCTTAAACGCTATCTGACTGGAGTATTTGGTTCCTGCAGGCACATAACTTGACTGTGGTTGAAAGAAATAAATTGGGAATTTGCAGGACCTGCCAATAATCAAGTATGAAAATGAGTGCTCTCTTAGTAGCATTAAGACTGTTTAGTACTTTAGTTATACAAGGATAGAGACTCGTGTTTCAGGTTTATCTGGAATTTTGATGTTTGAATTGTATTGATACTCGCAAAATGTTATATGGGGAAAGTGGCCCTTGATTGTAACATATACaagttaatgtttttattttatttattttaaatttatgcaTTTTCTTCTGATGTGTCAGTTTCTTATTACCTTTTGGATTAGTTATTCTTGGTAgtcaattttgattttctcaatATGTGAAGTAGTTTTGCAGTTTGTTCAGTTGGATTGTACCTTTAAAATTTGTATGAGTAGTGTTCAGCTTCTACTCATCTACTAACCATGTATTATGTGAGAATTTATATGAACCAATCAATCACGTTACCTTGTAGTGTCCAGTGCAAGGACAGACTTATCTGTGTAGCAAAACACTGTTCATATTATGAGATGCAAAACACTGTTCAATCAGTTTATATGATTATCAGTCCTTGCTTCATTTGCTTACTGCTCACTAGCAGTTGTGTACTGTAGCAAATAGCCTTTAGTTCAATGGCATCTCGGCATCTCCACCCCCCCATAATTATAGGGTGGTAGGTCAGAGACTCAGACTAGGGTTTCAAGTCCCCTCAAGTGTGTGAGTATAATACCtagaaaaataagtaaataaataattattctaAATATGGTGTCAATTATTTCCTTTGCTCACATCACTTCGTAAAATCTAACCTGCATGGCTTCCCTGATGCGTACATGGATGCCCTCCCTATATTGCTAATGCATGCTGCTTAAAAATCCATCTTATTTGTCTGTAATTTTCCTGGaaaaaagttttaactttttgtgAAACTTATTTAGTAGTATACTATATAGTCTCTCCTGAAACCTTGCAATACATTTGGGAGAAAGGATTTAGatgggaagaaaagaaaatggatgGAAAATAATGTAGGAATTGTATTTTCTCCTTTTGGTAGTCTTAAGTAGGGAGAGGTTGGGATTTGCAAGGAAATTGAACCTCCTTTTTAAGGATTTTCTTTCCACTCAAAACAAATGGATTTGagtgggaaagaaaattttctttattcatgaAAATACTCCCAACACAAATTATTTGCACAAAAGGTTTAATGgtataaatcaaaatatactttttcctttcatttcctAATCTCTCCTTAACCACGGAATGGATGATCCTTTTCCCAACTTTCCATCATGAAGAACCAAACAAGAAGAGGATCGCTGTCTATCCTTTTCATCCCTTTCCTTTCCATATGGATAAGTATCCTTCCTATtcctttcttttaaaacttGCAGACATAGTGTGAgtgataattttcttttccaaggCACAATGTTTCCTATGGAAAATGAAGCTTAAATTCTTGCCAGAAGTAGGTTTCTTGAGCAAACATTTTGCAGTGTAATAATTCCTAAAGCATTGCCAAATACAGAGCGAGCATGAGGGCtggcataaaaagaaaaattttcaagaaaatctcCCATACAGATCGTACATACATGATGTTCAGTATTGATGccattattattgtttttattctctttgcTCTTGTGCTTCACTCATTCGGTTCTTTGATGCCAACACCTAGCCTTTTCTTGTCCATAATATTCTATTCGCTTTTGTGCTTCACTCATTCCATTTTATCTTTTAAGCCAGCACAGCTTTTATTCCGATATCTTATAGTAAACAGCTTCCACTAGAACATCTTGTGAGTTATCAGCTACCTCTACCATAGTCTCACAGCCTAAATGTTGTTTTTTCATCTGCAttagattaaatattatttgttttgctAAGTTGAAATAGGTTTTCCTACCAAGTACCAATAGGTAGAGGATATGTTCTGGAGAAAAATTGCTCTTCACTTTGCTAAGTTTAAATAGGTTTTCCTACCCAGTACTAATAAATAGAGGATACATTCTGGTGAAAAGCTGCTCTTGACTTTTTGGCGGGTACTTCACTGAATTCACCATGTTCTTTATTAGCTTTTCTATTGCTCCCATCCAcaatagtttttatatttttgaaatatggtAAGTTCAGAATTAGGCATCCAGATTTTTGGTGGAAGTTACAGACTAACAGTGTGTCCTATAATCCTATCTTGTTACACCAGACATATTTTAGTAAACCATTGCCTATAGCTTTTTAATGAAGCGATGCAAGGAAACCAAAATCAATAGTTACCATGAAAAGATCCAATAAATTGGAAATCATAACAAGTTGAAGAAATTAGAGTTGACATTGCAAGATCAGTAAATAGAGTGTATAATCCAATGATATTCCAAATCTAGGTGTTTTGGCTTGAATTTGTTTCACATAGAGTGAATCATTTACAAGTGACTAAGAATTCTGTGGTAACATAGCTGCTCCTTTTCTCAGATGGAATTGATGGTACGTGAGACGTGTGTGCCGTATTTGGAGGTGGGCCCTGTCATCTATGCTCCgatttattgaaattaaaacaaTGTGATAAACTACACTAGAAGATACGAGTCGCTTGTCATTCTTGATTACAGGGGAATCTGGGGGCTAATTTAGCTGTTTCTTCTCTAAACGCACATCATTTACAATATTTGCAGAATTATTACATATGAGAGCACATAGGAATCTTCACTTGGATGAGATCTGAATGCTACCATCTCTGTTATTTTCCACTTAAATAATGTGGTTTTACTGGTATGTTTCTTATgatgtctttttttattctttgttggTTTAGAGCTTGGTCAGTCGGTTCCAAGGTGACTATATAGCAGTCCACCACGACGAGAGCTTGTCTACACAGGAATGGAAAATCTTTCAGCAAGATtttgtagtttttgttttcaaggtTCAGTTATTTTAAAGGATACTGCTTGAGCCTTAAAGCAGTGAAACTGAATTTGATTCTTCCCAGCACAGAGATATTTGTTCTGTAGCTATTCATTATGTTTAATTGTCAAGTCTGTATCTCCAGATGACACACCCTTGCTTTCCCTGTCTGCATCATTTTGTATTCTTCTGTCCTGGTTCTTGCTTTTTACTTGCAAACTTGTTGCAATTCCTTTGGATCCCCAAAGCCAAGAAATACGGTCCTAAGCCAGCGTGATGATATTTGATGTTAATGTAAGTGAACTTCTATTGTTCCCAGTGCTTAGTTTTCCAAGAAATTTATCAGCCATTACCGTGTATTCAAATAAGACATCCTTTgtgtttagccaaaaaaaaaaaaaaaaaaagacatcctTTGCGGTATTCCCCACTATCTActtatcatattaaaaaaaaaaaaaatgaaggcagataccaatatatttttttataaaaaaggtCACATTTCTTTTTTCCGTTTTTATGGGAGCAAGATAAATTAAGAAAAGCAAAATGCACCAAATGGATCATATGATAGGGGAAAATGTTCCCAGATGGAATTGATGGATCTTTAGACGTGCACTGTACCAAGGAGGTGGCCAAGTGGGTTCTTCAtctttacttgttttttttaGTCCATCCGAACAAGCTCACATGTGATTATGAATTATGATCTATGGGTCCTGTTAACGGGTGCCTTTAAGACTTTTGGTAATAGACtatttaggaaagttttaatacaattttgatGGAAAATATAGAAAGCTGTCtcccaaatcctttttttttttttttttttttttttttttttttcacataaaaagtttctaaaaatattttctaaatcaatACCCTTAGAGTATTAGTTAATATTTCTTATGATCTATTAAGTCTTACATGAAGCAGAAATCAAGGAATGATTGGCTAAATCTATGAGACTGGAATACTGCATATTTTCCGAATAGTGAAGATGAAAGCTGCTAGAAATACTATTGAATGTTTATATGATATTCAAGGCAATGGAATTGACAAcattgcatttaaaaaataaaataaaaagatggcTGTTTTGTTCTATAACATGCTGGGAAATACACATATCTTGATAGGGAGATAATAATagttcagccaaaaaaaaaaaaaaagtagaacagAAAATCATGTTATAGTAAGAAGAAAGTACTAGTTCAAGTGTATTGAAGTGTATATGCTAATTATGCTAAGGTGCTGTCTTTTGTATGCAGCATGCGATTAAGAAAGTCTTAACAGTATTCAAGTGTACTGGGCTGGCTTATTAATTTTGCCAAAAAGAGTTATCAAATTGGTTGAACAAAGATTTAATCAATACTTGTAGATTAGGAAAGCTGAGAAGGCAGTTGGGGCTTGATTGAGTTGCTTGGGAGGTATCAACTATTTCAAAGCAGGAGAGTAGGTTGGGTTTAAAAATGGGGATTGGAATAGAGTTTCCTGTTTGATCAAGTTGGTGGTTCCATTTAGAAGAAGTTTTTGGGTGGTTTCTATATCAAGAGTGCTCATGGCATGAAGAAAGCTGCTTCGTTTGAGGGATGCAGTTAGAGCTCTGATGTAGTTTATAATAGGCAAGGGTGATTCAAAGTTTTATCTGAGTCATGATAATTGACATCCAAAAGAGCCACCCTACCAGAACCTTGGGCATGGATATTTATATGCTTCTAGCACCATGATAGCTAACCTTTTGAGTGTCATTCATAATTGGAAGTTGGTTCTAGCCTCCAACAAGATCATAAGAATTCGTATTAATCCAAAGCAAGAAATATGAAGTACAGATCAGGCGTTTTTAATATGAAGTTATCTGGCTTCCTACTGCACCTGATAAGCATTCAAATTTGGGAGGCTATTAAATGTTGCATGGTGAAAAGCAAATGTTTTACTGGCCATATTCCTAAACATTCTTTCATTTCTTGGTTGACTATGTAGGATTGGCTGACAAGAAGAGAAAGGTTAGTTAAATGGGGTTACAAGGGTGATGTGATATGTATCTTCTACAGGAGTGGATTGGAAACAAGAGACCATTCGTCTTTGAATGCTCTTTTAGAAAGAGAAGTTGAAAGTGCTGAGGAagtgtttattttgtttttttttaggcaTATCGGCACTAAGGATGAAGAGCTTACAGTATGCAAGATGTCTTGAGCAGCAACCATTTATCTTGTTTGGATGGATAAGAATGCAAGAATTCAGAATGGAAGAGCTAGAAATGAAGTGGAGTTGCTGAAATCTACCATAGTTGATGTAAGAGCAAGAATGGCAGCTAGGACG
The sequence above is drawn from the Quercus lobata isolate SW786 chromosome 12, ValleyOak3.0 Primary Assembly, whole genome shotgun sequence genome and encodes:
- the LOC115969787 gene encoding uncharacterized protein LOC115969787 isoform X3; translation: MASACNRFVSRTSLSSIKSAIRSNVRTSPSFTKSATSTSTSIPLRRFSLSRIPVELGGVQSLLPLHSTVATARMTSCLSTTSRSCRALSQDGIDGT
- the LOC115969787 gene encoding uncharacterized protein LOC115969787 isoform X4 is translated as MASACNRFVSRTSLSSIKSAIRSNVRTSPSFTKSATSTSTSIPLRRFSLSRIPVELGGVQSLLPLHSTVATARMTSCLSTTSRSCRALSQGT
- the LOC115969787 gene encoding uncharacterized protein LOC115969787 isoform X2 is translated as MASACNRFVSRTSLSSIKSAIRSNVRTSPSFTKSATSTSTSIPLRRFSLSRIPVELGGVQSLLPLHSTVATARMTSCLSTTSRSCRALSQELGQSVPR
- the LOC115969787 gene encoding uncharacterized protein LOC115969787 isoform X1, with amino-acid sequence MASACNRFVSRTSLSSIKSAIRSNVRTSPSFTKSATSTSTSIPLRRFSLSRIPVELGGVQSLLPLHSTVATARMTSCLSTTSRSCRALSQGTLCCTSPGL